In the genome of bacterium, one region contains:
- a CDS encoding sigma-70 family RNA polymerase sigma factor — protein sequence DICFKDIVEDKMRSIENQLDREYVMNEIMSAVDDLPEKQKYVFINNVVEEKTFKELSEETGELINTLIARKRYAVRFLQSRLIEIKKLIDKN from the coding sequence GATATCTGTTTTAAAGACATTGTTGAAGATAAGATGAGAAGCATTGAGAACCAATTGGACAGAGAATATGTCATGAATGAGATCATGTCTGCAGTTGACGATCTTCCCGAAAAACAGAAATATGTGTTTATCAACAATGTTGTGGAAGAAAAAACTTTCAAAGAATTATCTGAAGAAACAGGCGAATTAATAAACACTCTTATTGCAAGAAAACGTTATGCCGTCAGGTTTTTACAATCACGTTTGATAGAAATCAAAAAACTTATAGACAAAAATTAG
- a CDS encoding isoprenylcysteine carboxylmethyltransferase family protein — translation MSKRNIKRNADRSQLAGEYKFGDSGQILLLIIFLTVWITDSFVFHYSSFISGYITFRIRLLISLVIFFCSVYLTQSGLNTIFRKIRKEPVVISSGVFRIVRHPIYLGSIMFYLGLGILFPSIASIFILVCIVFFYLFISKYEEELLVKKFGIEYEQYQRKTPMLIPSLRKLIIR, via the coding sequence ATGTCAAAAAGAAATATAAAACGCAATGCAGACAGAAGTCAACTTGCAGGAGAGTATAAATTCGGAGATTCGGGGCAGATATTGTTATTGATAATATTTCTTACAGTCTGGATTACCGATTCATTTGTTTTCCACTATTCGAGCTTCATATCCGGATACATCACATTCCGGATACGTCTTCTGATATCGCTGGTCATCTTTTTTTGTTCCGTTTATCTTACACAATCCGGGCTGAATACTATTTTCAGGAAAATACGTAAAGAGCCTGTTGTAATAAGCAGCGGAGTATTCAGAATAGTCAGGCATCCGATTTACCTCGGATCAATCATGTTCTATCTCGGACTGGGCATTCTTTTTCCATCTATTGCATCTATTTTTATATTGGTGTGTATTGTATTCTTCTATTTATTTATTTCAAAATATGAAGAAGAACTTCTTGTAAAAAAATTTGGCATAGAGTATGAGCAATACCAGAGAAAAACACCTATGCTCATTCCATCTCTCCGGAAATTGATTATTAGGTAA
- a CDS encoding sigma 54-interacting transcriptional regulator — MKQEEIRKFTDIILDSITDGVFTVDREWRITTFNKAAEDITGIPRQEAIGKQCSDVFRASVCESDCVLRHTMNTGKPVLCRTIYIVNADGEKVSVSVSTALLKGKDEEVIGGVETFRDLRAVETLRKELTGKYTFSDIISKNREMQKLFHILPQIAQSDSTVLIQGESGTGKEMFAKVIHQLSPRKNKKLIAVNCSALPDTLLESELFGYKAGAFTDAKKDKLGRFAQAKGGTLFLDEIGDISPALQAKLLRVLQEKEYEPLGAVSTVKADVRIIAATNKDLSALIKTGEFRQDLFYRINVIKLNIPPLRKRKEDIPLLVKHFIHKFNHLQAKDIRDVSPNVLHILMRHNYAGNVRELENIIEHAFVMCTGTLITTDHLPEEIRPASRSHFNEGNSVSLQKLEADYITAVLEKNDWNRSLAAQELNIHPSTLFRKIKKLNISIPSIDGRSKKTEI, encoded by the coding sequence GTGAAACAGGAAGAGATAAGAAAATTTACAGACATAATACTGGACAGTATAACAGATGGAGTCTTTACTGTTGACAGAGAATGGCGAATAACAACTTTCAACAAAGCTGCCGAAGACATTACCGGCATTCCCAGGCAGGAGGCAATAGGCAAACAATGCAGTGACGTATTCAGGGCAAGTGTATGTGAATCAGACTGTGTTCTGCGCCATACTATGAATACAGGAAAGCCTGTTCTATGCCGTACAATATACATTGTGAATGCTGACGGTGAAAAGGTCAGCGTAAGTGTCTCCACAGCGCTTCTTAAGGGAAAAGACGAAGAAGTAATTGGAGGAGTAGAAACATTCCGAGACTTAAGAGCTGTTGAAACTCTCCGCAAAGAACTTACAGGCAAATACACATTCTCTGACATTATCAGCAAAAACAGAGAAATGCAGAAGCTTTTTCACATCCTTCCTCAGATAGCTCAAAGTGACAGCACTGTTCTTATTCAAGGGGAAAGCGGAACAGGAAAAGAGATGTTTGCAAAAGTAATTCATCAGCTTTCTCCGAGAAAAAATAAAAAACTCATAGCTGTAAACTGCAGTGCTCTGCCTGATACACTTCTTGAATCGGAACTGTTCGGATATAAGGCCGGAGCATTTACAGATGCAAAAAAGGACAAACTGGGGCGTTTTGCTCAGGCAAAAGGAGGGACTCTGTTTCTCGACGAAATTGGGGACATATCTCCCGCTTTACAGGCAAAACTGCTCAGGGTTCTGCAGGAAAAGGAGTATGAACCTCTCGGAGCAGTCTCAACTGTAAAAGCGGATGTAAGAATAATTGCAGCCACTAACAAAGATCTGTCCGCCTTAATTAAGACAGGAGAGTTCAGACAGGATCTTTTTTACCGAATCAATGTGATTAAACTGAACATACCGCCATTAAGAAAAAGAAAAGAGGATATTCCTCTTCTTGTAAAGCATTTTATTCATAAATTTAACCATCTTCAGGCAAAAGATATCAGGGATGTTTCCCCGAATGTTCTGCATATTCTTATGCGCCATAATTACGCCGGAAATGTAAGAGAGCTGGAAAATATAATCGAACACGCATTCGTTATGTGTACAGGCACTTTAATTACAACCGATCACCTCCCTGAAGAGATACGGCCCGCCTCACGCTCCCATTTTAACGAAGGAAATTCTGTAAGCCTGCAGAAGCTTGAAGCGGATTACATTACAGCAGTTCTTGAAAAAAATGACTGGAACCGCAGCCTTGCAGCGCAAGAGCTTAATATCCACCCGAGTACACTGTTCCGAAAAATTAAAAAATTAAATATATCCATACCCTCTATTGACGGCCGCTCAAAAAAAACAGAGATTTAA
- a CDS encoding NifB/NifX family molybdenum-iron cluster-binding protein — protein MKIAITTWENRISPVFDTSRHLRIVELSNNGINSHIENIASNMPYGKTECIKQLGIDVLICGAITKKLYTDIINAGIKIVPFVCGNVDDVLNEYLNKDSLDGKFLMPGCRKI, from the coding sequence ATGAAAATTGCTATTACTACATGGGAAAACAGGATATCACCTGTTTTTGATACAAGCCGGCACCTCCGTATTGTTGAGCTGTCAAATAACGGAATAAATTCCCATATTGAAAATATTGCATCGAATATGCCGTATGGGAAAACGGAGTGTATTAAACAGCTGGGTATAGATGTACTGATATGCGGGGCAATTACAAAGAAGCTTTACACTGATATTATAAACGCAGGCATCAAAATTGTACCCTTTGTATGCGGAAATGTTGACGATGTACTTAATGAGTATTTAAATAAAGACAGCCTTGACGGAAAATTTTTAATGCCTGGCTGCCGAAAAATTTGA
- a CDS encoding 4Fe-4S binding protein: MITIDQNRCTGCGECINVCPFGAISIQNNKASINNSMCRMCSICIDACPEGAISDEKLSRPSGAQENNQQRFNPFSAGMGFPGSGRGQGQGRGMGRGRNNSSMGTGRGMGRGMGKKGRR, from the coding sequence ATGATTACCATAGATCAGAACAGATGTACAGGATGCGGGGAGTGTATTAATGTCTGCCCTTTCGGAGCAATATCAATACAGAACAATAAAGCATCTATTAATAACTCCATGTGCCGGATGTGCAGTATCTGCATAGATGCATGCCCGGAAGGGGCCATATCAGATGAAAAATTAAGCAGACCTTCAGGCGCGCAGGAGAATAATCAGCAGCGCTTTAATCCCTTTTCTGCAGGCATGGGATTTCCAGGCAGCGGAAGAGGGCAGGGCCAGGGACGCGGAATGGGAAGAGGCCGGAACAACAGCAGCATGGGCACGGGGCGTGGCATGGGCAGAGGCATGGGTAAAAAAGGCAGAAGATAG
- a CDS encoding arsenic efflux protein, translating to MPELFTESLKHALMITTFVFVMMLLVDYLNVVTSGRLKAVVRGNKLRQYTIASFLGATPGCLGSFFNVSFYIHGLLTFGAITGAMVATSGDEAFVMLSMFPGKALLLFGILFILGIFTAGITDFFADKFHLHACEECKMLQVHSPADIEKSERVTAGARGVSWKRAIVLLGLIVIFWGTFSGWFDPPGWGWKKITMLTLIAMTIVVSGSVRDHYLEEHIWRHLIKKHIWRVFLWTFSALFLIQLGLKYVDLNTLIGDHLIYIFFLSVLIGIIPESGPHMIFVVLYAKGIIPFSVLLTSSIVQDGHGILPLLSYTLRDSIYIKIINMIIGLSVGLILMALGL from the coding sequence ATGCCTGAACTTTTCACGGAATCATTAAAGCACGCTTTAATGATAACCACATTTGTCTTTGTTATGATGCTACTTGTTGACTATTTAAATGTGGTTACAAGCGGAAGATTAAAAGCAGTTGTAAGAGGCAACAAGCTGAGGCAGTATACAATTGCCTCATTTCTAGGGGCAACTCCAGGCTGTCTGGGGTCTTTCTTTAATGTATCATTCTATATTCACGGGCTTTTAACATTCGGCGCAATAACAGGTGCAATGGTTGCCACGAGCGGTGACGAAGCATTTGTTATGCTTTCTATGTTTCCGGGCAAGGCATTGCTTCTCTTTGGCATTCTCTTTATCCTTGGCATATTTACAGCAGGAATTACCGACTTTTTTGCAGACAAATTCCATTTGCATGCCTGCGAAGAATGTAAAATGCTTCAAGTACATTCCCCTGCTGATATAGAAAAATCAGAACGGGTAACAGCAGGAGCAAGAGGTGTTTCATGGAAGAGAGCAATAGTACTTCTTGGGCTTATTGTAATTTTCTGGGGAACTTTCTCAGGATGGTTTGACCCTCCCGGGTGGGGATGGAAAAAAATTACAATGCTTACTCTAATTGCAATGACAATTGTTGTTTCAGGCAGTGTCAGAGACCATTACCTTGAAGAGCACATATGGAGGCACCTTATAAAAAAACACATATGGCGTGTTTTCCTGTGGACATTTTCGGCTCTGTTCTTAATACAATTAGGGCTTAAATATGTTGATTTAAATACTCTTATAGGAGATCATCTCATATATATATTTTTTCTGAGTGTTTTAATCGGTATTATTCCCGAATCCGGGCCACATATGATTTTTGTTGTTCTCTATGCCAAAGGAATAATCCCATTTTCTGTACTTCTTACAAGCTCAATTGTACAGGACGGCCACGGTATTCTGCCTCTGCTTTCATATACACTCAGAGACTCCATTTACATTAAAATCATTAATATGATAATCGGTCTCAGCGTCGGGCTTATACTAATGGCTCTTGGATTATAA
- a CDS encoding DUF89 family protein, whose amino-acid sequence MKISFDCIPCTVNSFLKLLNQGILPKEKQESAVKQLLSSLSEQSFKQSPASLGRKVHQLIRQILDNPDPYREIKDKSNVTMMEHAGRLREKIYESDDPFQTALKLSIAGNVIDYGPQDRLDIWETIDRILKTDLANDDSAELYNDIKSAKQILYVGDNCGEIVMDKLFLETINHDNMFFAVRESPVINDATKEDALNVGIGHIAQIITTGDNAPGAIWEDSSEKFQKILLDSDVVISKGQGNFEGLSDVNHPIYFLLVAKCDLVAKELGVKKGDFVVKKFYKSKQG is encoded by the coding sequence TTGAAAATTTCATTTGATTGCATTCCGTGTACTGTAAACAGCTTCCTGAAATTGTTAAATCAGGGTATTCTGCCGAAAGAAAAACAGGAATCCGCTGTAAAGCAGCTTTTATCATCCCTGTCTGAGCAGAGCTTTAAACAATCTCCTGCATCTCTGGGGCGTAAGGTACATCAACTTATTCGTCAAATACTGGATAATCCGGACCCATACAGGGAAATAAAGGACAAATCAAACGTAACTATGATGGAGCATGCCGGAAGGCTCAGAGAAAAAATTTATGAATCTGACGACCCGTTTCAAACAGCTTTAAAACTTTCAATAGCCGGAAATGTTATTGATTACGGGCCTCAGGACAGGCTTGATATTTGGGAAACAATTGATCGTATTCTTAAAACAGATCTGGCAAACGACGATTCAGCAGAACTCTATAATGATATTAAATCCGCAAAACAAATTCTATACGTAGGGGACAACTGCGGCGAGATTGTCATGGATAAACTTTTTCTTGAAACTATTAACCATGACAACATGTTTTTTGCAGTAAGAGAGAGTCCGGTTATAAACGATGCAACAAAAGAGGATGCATTAAATGTCGGAATTGGCCATATTGCACAAATTATTACAACAGGAGATAATGCACCAGGAGCAATATGGGAGGATTCCTCGGAAAAGTTTCAAAAAATATTACTCGATTCCGATGTTGTAATATCAAAAGGCCAGGGCAATTTTGAAGGTTTAAGCGATGTAAATCACCCAATCTATTTTTTATTAGTGGCAAAATGCGATCTTGTAGCAAAAGAGCTCGGTGTAAAAAAAGGCGACTTTGTAGTAAAAAAATTTTACAAGAGCAAACAAGGCTGA
- a CDS encoding DUF59 domain-containing protein → MADNITRDDVINAIENVEHPEIAVTLMNLGMIKDVTVKDGTASVTFAIPMLGIPDAVKIALAQSIQQPVESLGVELSVDFTEMTPEIRDKFLKLSSENWKGSI, encoded by the coding sequence ATGGCAGATAATATAACCCGCGATGATGTAATAAATGCAATCGAAAATGTGGAGCATCCTGAAATTGCAGTTACGTTAATGAACCTTGGTATGATTAAGGATGTTACTGTAAAAGACGGCACTGCTTCAGTAACATTCGCGATACCAATGCTGGGAATACCTGATGCTGTTAAGATTGCTCTTGCACAGAGTATTCAGCAGCCGGTTGAATCTCTTGGAGTAGAGTTAAGCGTTGATTTTACAGAAATGACTCCAGAAATAAGAGATAAATTTTTAAAACTTTCAAGCGAAAACTGGAAGGGATCAATTTAA
- a CDS encoding threonyl-tRNA synthetase editing domain-containing protein encodes MRLLIIYADIFSYTPVIKTLDDAAEKAEPASIEKSVVGFIHAEAEDEEKLSAVETKLVKNLKWAARKNDTQKIVLHSFAHLSGSKADPQMTKQLMDRAEERLKTSGYETFQTPFGYFLDLKVDAPGHPLARLFKEF; translated from the coding sequence ATGCGACTTTTAATTATTTATGCAGATATCTTTTCATACACTCCTGTAATCAAAACTCTTGATGATGCTGCCGAAAAAGCGGAGCCTGCATCTATCGAAAAATCAGTTGTAGGCTTTATTCATGCAGAGGCTGAAGACGAGGAGAAACTCTCTGCAGTAGAGACAAAGCTTGTTAAAAATCTTAAATGGGCTGCAAGAAAAAATGATACTCAAAAAATAGTTCTTCATTCATTCGCGCACCTGTCCGGGTCGAAAGCAGATCCTCAGATGACAAAGCAGCTTATGGACAGGGCTGAAGAGAGGCTTAAAACAAGCGGTTACGAAACTTTTCAGACCCCTTTCGGATACTTCCTTGACCTGAAAGTTGACGCGCCGGGGCATCCGCTGGCAAGGCTCTTTAAAGAATTTTGA
- a CDS encoding 4Fe-4S binding protein, with protein MKNEKKEKSKTDKIRRPIQFILGIAIYLLLQAGIISLGFVVIIGSVLGIIFGKVFCRWLCPIGIIMEILLKTAPDEKARGMYQYHKLGCPIAWISGLLNKVSLFTIRKSSMNKCIKCNKCDDVCYISNLNSSFSLYKDGHKNPANSYTCSRCYACVEICPTNYLEFKVRKF; from the coding sequence ATGAAAAACGAAAAAAAAGAAAAATCGAAAACAGATAAAATAAGAAGGCCTATTCAATTTATTCTTGGCATTGCTATTTATCTTCTTCTGCAGGCAGGAATCATTTCTCTCGGGTTTGTTGTAATAATCGGGTCAGTTCTCGGAATTATTTTCGGCAAGGTATTCTGCCGCTGGCTCTGCCCCATTGGAATTATAATGGAAATACTCTTAAAAACTGCACCTGATGAAAAAGCAAGAGGAATGTACCAGTATCATAAACTTGGCTGCCCTATTGCGTGGATCAGCGGCCTTTTGAATAAAGTAAGCTTGTTCACTATCCGTAAGAGTTCTATGAACAAATGTATTAAGTGTAATAAATGTGATGATGTGTGCTATATCTCAAACCTTAACAGCTCATTCAGCTTATACAAGGACGGCCATAAAAACCCGGCAAACAGTTACACATGTTCACGCTGTTATGCTTGCGTAGAAATCTGCCCCACTAATTATCTTGAATTTAAAGTACGGAAATTTTAG
- a CDS encoding NAD-dependent deacylase, translating to MTVTGPRQLLESAAAKIINAQRAVAFTGAGISVESGIPPFRGPDGLWEKYDPIFLDINHFQLHPKESWLLIKEIFYDFFGRAKPNKAHLMLAEMENLDLIKAVITQNIDNLHQEAGSRNVYEFHGTSKNLLCSKCGLKHNVADVNLDELPPVCRECGGILRPDFVFFGEAIPEPANRLSFAEAQTADLFLVIGTTGEIMPASMIPFQAKQHGAFIIEVNTEPSRYTNDITDIFLQGRATDIMGMLGGEIYKYKNGSNI from the coding sequence ATGACAGTAACCGGCCCGAGGCAGCTTCTAGAATCAGCAGCAGCAAAAATTATCAATGCGCAGAGAGCTGTTGCATTTACAGGAGCAGGAATATCTGTTGAGAGCGGCATTCCTCCGTTCAGGGGGCCTGACGGACTGTGGGAAAAATATGACCCTATTTTTTTGGACATCAACCATTTTCAGCTTCACCCAAAAGAATCCTGGCTCTTAATAAAGGAAATATTTTACGATTTCTTCGGAAGGGCAAAACCCAACAAAGCCCATCTTATGCTTGCAGAAATGGAGAATCTCGATCTGATCAAGGCAGTAATCACACAAAATATCGACAATCTTCATCAGGAAGCAGGCAGCAGGAATGTTTACGAATTCCACGGCACTTCCAAAAACCTGCTGTGCTCAAAATGCGGTCTTAAACATAATGTTGCGGATGTCAATCTTGATGAATTACCGCCTGTATGCAGAGAGTGCGGCGGAATACTAAGGCCGGATTTTGTTTTTTTCGGAGAAGCCATTCCTGAACCTGCAAACAGGCTCTCTTTTGCCGAAGCACAGACAGCAGACCTTTTTCTTGTTATAGGCACAACAGGAGAAATTATGCCTGCATCCATGATTCCTTTTCAGGCGAAGCAGCACGGTGCATTTATAATTGAAGTTAATACTGAACCGAGCAGGTATACAAATGATATTACAGACATATTTTTACAGGGGAGGGCTACAGATATTATGGGTATGCTTGGTGGTGAAATTTATAAATACAAAAACGGATCAAACATATAG
- a CDS encoding sulfite exporter TauE/SafE family protein — MLIYFIIGIISGLGSGLFGIGGGAIRIPLLTLMGMPMISAYGINLLVIPFSSAAGAWTHRKNIQWNIAPWIVFGGLTGSISGALIAGLLHGVALALIFFFVSLLTVSGIYLDKILPKISEKIDPGKPTFLTGAFITNLITGMRGGSGGTLLPSFLRMLKLDMHKSIATSLFTTIFCAMAGAIVYWSRGIIDWRHALIITTGSLIGVRTGSKIALKTKPAWIEASLSTVVITLAFIALIKVL, encoded by the coding sequence ATGCTGATATATTTCATCATAGGCATTATTTCAGGACTCGGGAGCGGCCTTTTCGGGATCGGCGGAGGAGCTATAAGGATACCTCTCCTGACGCTTATGGGTATGCCTATGATAAGTGCTTACGGGATCAATCTTCTTGTCATTCCTTTCTCCTCTGCTGCGGGGGCATGGACGCACAGAAAAAACATACAATGGAATATTGCTCCATGGATCGTTTTCGGAGGATTAACAGGAAGCATTTCCGGTGCATTAATAGCAGGGCTTCTGCATGGAGTGGCCTTGGCGCTGATTTTTTTCTTCGTCTCCCTCCTGACTGTTTCGGGTATATATTTGGATAAAATTCTACCCAAAATTTCAGAGAAAATAGACCCTGGAAAACCAACATTTTTAACTGGAGCATTCATTACCAATCTTATTACAGGAATGAGGGGAGGAAGCGGCGGTACACTTTTGCCTTCATTTTTAAGAATGTTAAAACTTGATATGCACAAATCAATTGCCACATCACTTTTCACTACAATATTCTGTGCAATGGCCGGAGCAATTGTATACTGGTCAAGAGGCATAATTGACTGGAGGCATGCATTGATAATAACTACAGGCTCTCTGATCGGAGTTCGTACAGGCTCAAAAATAGCTCTTAAAACAAAACCAGCATGGATAGAAGCAAGCCTGTCAACTGTCGTAATAACACTTGCTTTTATTGCATTAATTAAGGTATTATGA
- a CDS encoding class I SAM-dependent methyltransferase → MAKTSPFNKNIERYENWFENHKFAYVSEMAAIRYLLPESQRGIEVGVGTGRFAIPLDIRFGVEPSLTAGNISQKQGVNVCAGTSEALPIKNGLFDFALMITTVCFLDNISEGFKEVKRILKQRGLFILGFVDLNTELGKEYEKFKEQNPFYRVATFYSAGQIIDFLKETGFEVKKTVQTIFHHPDKMIKAEPFKEGFGKGAFVAISAQKR, encoded by the coding sequence ATGGCAAAAACATCACCGTTCAACAAAAACATAGAACGCTACGAAAATTGGTTTGAAAATCATAAATTCGCCTATGTCTCCGAGATGGCAGCAATCAGGTACCTGCTGCCCGAATCACAACGCGGTATTGAAGTCGGTGTTGGAACAGGCAGATTTGCTATTCCTCTTGATATTCGTTTCGGAGTAGAGCCGTCTCTTACAGCAGGGAATATCTCACAAAAACAAGGCGTGAATGTCTGCGCCGGTACAAGTGAGGCTCTGCCGATAAAAAACGGCCTTTTTGATTTTGCATTAATGATTACGACAGTCTGTTTTCTCGACAATATAAGTGAAGGTTTCAAAGAAGTAAAAAGAATTTTGAAGCAAAGAGGGCTTTTTATTCTCGGCTTTGTTGACCTTAACACTGAACTTGGAAAAGAATACGAAAAATTCAAAGAACAGAATCCTTTTTACAGAGTAGCAACTTTTTACTCTGCCGGCCAGATTATAGATTTTTTAAAAGAAACAGGATTTGAAGTAAAAAAAACTGTTCAAACAATTTTTCATCATCCTGACAAAATGATAAAAGCCGAACCATTTAAAGAAGGATTCGGCAAAGGTGCATTTGTAGCAATATCAGCACAAAAGAGGTAA
- a CDS encoding radical SAM protein, translating into MYKYIFGPVPSRRLGISLGIDLVSHKTCQLNCIYCECGRTTNLTIDRKEYIPVIPAILELKDYLDNNPLPEYITFSGAGEPTLNSGIGRIIQTVKEDYPAIKIAVLTNGTSLYDKEVRKELLPADVVLPSLDAASENIFRKLNRPHPDLKIDKIIDGLSDFRKEFKNKIWLEIFIVPGLNDTEEELALIKAATQRINPDKIQLNTLDRPGTVQDIRAATRGELLRVMGILDLDNMEIVARAPRQKIASYRKDIESAILETIARRPMTVEDISQILGLHINEINKYLDDLEHSNLIEPVLQQQSVFYKLKSDRNS; encoded by the coding sequence ATGTACAAATATATTTTCGGCCCTGTACCATCAAGACGTCTCGGTATAAGTCTTGGTATTGACCTTGTTTCTCATAAGACCTGCCAGCTTAACTGCATATACTGCGAATGCGGCAGAACAACAAATCTTACTATTGACAGGAAGGAGTACATACCTGTAATCCCTGCTATTCTGGAACTTAAAGATTATCTCGACAACAATCCCCTGCCTGAGTACATTACATTTTCCGGAGCAGGAGAACCGACTTTAAACAGCGGCATCGGAAGAATAATCCAAACAGTAAAAGAAGATTATCCTGCCATAAAAATTGCAGTGCTTACCAACGGAACAAGCCTGTATGACAAGGAAGTACGAAAAGAACTGCTTCCTGCTGATGTAGTACTCCCTTCACTTGACGCTGCATCGGAAAATATCTTCAGGAAATTAAACCGCCCCCATCCTGATCTTAAGATAGATAAAATTATTGACGGGCTTTCAGATTTCCGAAAAGAATTCAAGAATAAAATATGGCTTGAAATTTTCATAGTGCCAGGCTTAAACGATACTGAGGAGGAATTGGCTTTAATTAAAGCTGCTACACAAAGAATAAATCCGGATAAAATTCAGCTGAACACACTTGACCGCCCCGGCACTGTACAGGATATAAGAGCGGCAACAAGAGGGGAGCTTCTCAGGGTAATGGGTATACTTGACCTTGACAATATGGAAATAGTTGCGCGCGCTCCAAGGCAGAAAATTGCATCGTACAGAAAAGATATCGAATCTGCAATTCTGGAAACCATAGCAAGGCGTCCCATGACAGTGGAAGACATTTCTCAGATTCTCGGGCTGCATATAAATGAAATCAACAAATACCTTGACGACTTGGAGCACTCAAACCTGATTGAGCCTGTTTTACAGCAGCAATCTGTTTTCTACAAACTTAAATCAGACAGGAACTCATGA
- a CDS encoding MFS transporter: protein MIKAKNTYPEHYRWNFAMGIVHGISFSFAMAFSEPFSILPVFLESFGISRLTIGLLISIIKAGSALPQIFVANSLQTKKIGKPILFAAIWTRWFAWGIVSVSVFLWGSSSLSMVLFIFILMLFIYSFAGGVANVPFFNMIAKAIPPEKRGTFFGIRQFLGGLSAIGAGFLVRIILSIPELKFPINYGYLFLATFALLTFGYLALSLFREPEHIINTTRQKAKINLKTAFKYMSLYPSLRRVIFSQIASQGLFISMPFFILYAKQSLGFPASWVGYFVIARMAGGIISNFLWAGLSNRLGNRIVIRLSSLSALISLIIAMTGHSIILFLLVFVLIGFYYNGSSMGYNNYIMELGDSIERPRLISIQGTMLFPIYFFPLLGGFLLDHIGFIPTFTITSLLLLTSFILSFGLCEPRKGQKSCLVIPDQSIEI, encoded by the coding sequence ATGATAAAAGCTAAAAATACATATCCCGAACATTACAGATGGAATTTTGCAATGGGCATTGTCCACGGCATCAGTTTTTCTTTTGCCATGGCTTTTAGTGAACCGTTTTCCATACTTCCTGTATTTCTGGAATCATTCGGAATTTCAAGACTTACAATAGGGCTGCTTATAAGTATAATTAAAGCAGGATCAGCTCTACCCCAAATATTTGTGGCAAACAGCCTTCAGACTAAAAAAATCGGAAAACCAATACTTTTTGCAGCAATCTGGACAAGGTGGTTTGCATGGGGGATTGTTTCTGTTTCCGTATTTTTGTGGGGCAGTTCTTCCTTGTCTATGGTACTTTTTATTTTTATTTTAATGCTCTTTATCTACTCATTTGCCGGCGGCGTGGCGAATGTACCTTTTTTCAATATGATCGCAAAAGCTATTCCTCCTGAAAAACGCGGTACATTTTTTGGTATAAGGCAGTTTCTCGGCGGGTTGTCAGCCATTGGAGCAGGTTTTCTTGTACGTATTATTCTGAGTATACCTGAATTGAAATTTCCAATTAATTACGGATATCTCTTTCTCGCGACATTCGCACTTTTAACATTCGGATATCTTGCCCTATCCCTTTTTCGTGAACCTGAACATATAATAAATACAACCCGTCAAAAAGCAAAGATTAATCTGAAAACAGCTTTTAAATATATGAGCCTTTATCCGAGCCTGAGAAGAGTGATTTTCAGCCAGATTGCAAGCCAGGGCCTTTTTATCTCAATGCCCTTTTTTATACTTTATGCAAAACAAAGCCTCGGATTCCCTGCATCATGGGTAGGCTATTTTGTCATTGCAAGAATGGCCGGAGGGATAATTTCCAATTTTCTCTGGGCAGGGCTTTCAAACAGGCTTGGAAACAGGATTGTCATAAGGCTCTCTTCTCTATCTGCACTTATATCTTTAATTATTGCAATGACAGGACATTCTATAATACTATTTTTACTTGTATTCGTATTAATTGGATTCTACTATAACGGCTCAAGTATGGGCTATAATAATTATATAATGGAACTGGGGGACAGTATTGAACGGCCGCGATTAATCAGCATTCAGGGAACAATGCTCTTCCCTATCTATTTTTTCCCGCTGCTGGGTGGATTTTTACTGGATCATATAGGCTTTATTCCGACTTTCACCATTACATCGCTGCTTTTACTTACAAGTTTTATTCTTTCTTTCGGCCTTTGCGAGCCCCGAAAAGGGCAAAAATCTTGTCTTGTAATTCCTGATCAATCAATTGAAATTTAA